From a single Phocoena sinus isolate mPhoSin1 chromosome 1, mPhoSin1.pri, whole genome shotgun sequence genomic region:
- the TMEM200B gene encoding transmembrane protein 200B has translation MTAGSPGDCGEVRRSPEGRVSRLGRRLGRRRRPRSPPEPLRVRARLRLRSPSGAFAALGALVVLVGMGIAVAGYWPHRAGVPGPRAANASAPPLSELRREGRGAGRAHGPHERLRLLGPVVMGVGLFVFICANTLLYENRDLETRRLRQGVLRAQALRPPDGPGWDCVLLPSPGPRTPRATGCVEPESWDLSPCRGTSPVPSVRSLRSEPANPRLGLPALLNSYPLKGPGLHPPWGPRTQTGHVIITVQPSGSCIEHSKSLDLGLGELLLRAPAAQDCAHRSWPRLDRLSLGGYAKLGGGGDLGARV, from the coding sequence ATGACGGCTGGGAGCCCCGGAGACTGCGGGGAGGTGCGGAGGAGCCCCGAGGGCCGCGTCTCCCGCCTGGGCCGCCGCCTGGGCCGCCGCCGGCGCCCGCGCTCCCCGCCCGAGCCCCTGCGGGTGCGGGCGCGGCTGCGGCTGCGATCGCCGTCGGGGGCGTTCGCGGCGCTGGGGGCGCTCGTGGTCCTGGTGGGCATGGGCATCGCAGTGGCCGGCTACTGGCCGCACCGCGCCGGGGTCCCGGGACCCCGGGCTGCAAACGCCAGCGCGCCCCCCCTGAGCGAGCTGCGGCGCGAGGGTCGGGGCGCCGGCCGGGCCCACGGCCCGCACGAGCGGCTGCGACTCCTTGGGCCCGTGGTCATGGGCGTCGGCCTGTTCGTGTTCATCTGCGCCAACACGCTGCTCTACGAGAACCGAGACTTGGAGACTCGACGGCTTCGTCAGGGGGTGCTGCGGGCTCAGGCGCTCCGACCCCCGGACGGCCCAGGCTGGGACTGCGttctcctccccagccccggccccaggACTCCCCGAGCCACAGGCTGCGTGGAGCCAGAAAGCTGGGACCTGTCCCCGTGTCGGGGTACCTCACCAGTCCCATCAGTGCGGAGTCTGCGTTCAGAGCCTGCTAATCCTCGCTTGGGGTTACCTGCCCTGCTCAACAGTTACCCGCTGAAGGGCCCAGGGCTGCACCCACCCTGGGGTCCACGGACCCAGACTGGCCATGTGATTATCACCGTGCAGCCCTCTGGTTCCTGCATTGAACATTCCAAGTCTCTGGATCTGGGCCTTGGGGAGCTCCTGCTTAGGGCCCCAGCAGCTCAGGACTGTGCTCACCGAAGCTGGCCACGGCTGGACCGCCTTAGTCTGGGGGGTTACGCCAagttgggaggaggaggggacttGGGGGCCCGGGTCTGA